From the genome of Methanorbis furvi, one region includes:
- a CDS encoding hydantoinase/oxoprolinase family protein encodes MIGIDVGGANLKVVDGTDVHIHYCPLWRESNLAEILGQYQGEDAAVVMSGELADGFFNKTEGIRYIVDAVRKTFPDALFYGTDGMFHNSACPELAAANWLASVDYLKEKYPNGMMLDIGSTTADIVPFAKFSDLLGMTDTIRLQRGYLVYTGMLRTPVATLADSAVINGIPTPFSTEYFACSGDAHYVLGNISDEEYSSATPDGKEVGREACLRRLARTVCADLEEIGEDGATAVAQAFWDAQKILVCSAVKKVAADAAVENIFVGGIGSPTFAPLVGGTDLTAAVGIPADALPAFAVKEIVNR; translated from the coding sequence ATGATCGGCATCGACGTTGGCGGAGCAAACCTCAAGGTTGTGGACGGTACGGATGTTCACATCCATTACTGTCCGCTCTGGCGCGAGTCAAACCTCGCTGAAATTCTTGGACAGTATCAGGGAGAGGACGCTGCCGTTGTGATGAGCGGCGAGCTTGCCGACGGATTTTTTAACAAAACCGAAGGCATCCGTTACATCGTTGATGCGGTTAGAAAAACATTTCCTGACGCACTCTTCTATGGAACAGACGGAATGTTTCACAACAGTGCATGCCCTGAACTCGCTGCAGCGAATTGGCTTGCGTCTGTTGACTACCTGAAAGAAAAATATCCAAACGGCATGATGCTTGACATCGGCAGCACGACTGCTGACATCGTTCCCTTCGCAAAATTTTCTGATCTGCTCGGCATGACCGATACCATCCGGCTTCAGCGCGGTTACCTCGTCTATACCGGTATGCTCAGAACACCGGTCGCAACGCTTGCAGACTCAGCCGTCATCAACGGCATTCCAACACCATTCTCAACCGAGTACTTTGCCTGCAGCGGTGACGCCCATTATGTTCTGGGTAACATCTCCGATGAGGAGTACAGCTCTGCAACGCCGGATGGAAAAGAAGTAGGCCGCGAAGCGTGTCTCAGGAGACTTGCGCGAACCGTCTGTGCTGATCTTGAAGAGATCGGAGAGGACGGAGCAACAGCAGTTGCACAGGCATTCTGGGACGCGCAAAAAATCCTTGTCTGTTCTGCCGTGAAAAAAGTTGCAGCTGATGCTGCTGTGGAAAATATTTTCGTCGGCGGTATTGGTTCTCCAACTTTTGCGCCGCTTGTCGGGGGCACTGATCTTACCGCGGCTGTGGGTATCCCTGCGGATGCTCTGCCGGCATTCGCTGTAAAAGAGATCGTAAACAGATGA
- a CDS encoding homoserine dehydrogenase: protein MKPMRIALLGLGSVGRGVAKVLANPEYGFVITAAADSKSGAVAPLGATLDMCEVFARKNATGKCGDSAWSAERIVREAEYDILVEVSPTNAQTGEPALSNIRAALMRGKHVVTSNKGPISIAYPELSAVAKEHNAGLMFEGTVAGAVPIMNGLRHGLAGNRVNALFGVLNGTCNYILTRMEEEGLTYQQALLEASDLGYAEADPSADVNGTDAAIKLVILANTMLGMNVTLDEVVRVGIDGMTADALMMAGKTGHTIRLIASIHPDKRQLEVSPRLIHKEHPLVVDGTLNAVTVDTELAGPVTFIGRGAGSVETASAVLADLIALKERYGDK, encoded by the coding sequence ATGAAACCGATGCGGATTGCTCTTCTTGGTCTCGGCTCGGTCGGACGCGGTGTGGCAAAAGTTCTTGCAAATCCTGAGTACGGGTTTGTGATAACCGCTGCTGCTGACTCAAAGAGCGGTGCGGTTGCTCCTCTTGGTGCCACTCTTGACATGTGCGAGGTTTTTGCCCGCAAGAATGCAACCGGCAAATGCGGAGACTCTGCATGGTCTGCTGAGAGAATTGTCCGCGAGGCTGAGTACGATATTTTGGTTGAGGTGTCGCCGACGAATGCCCAGACCGGCGAGCCTGCTCTCTCCAACATCCGCGCTGCCCTGATGCGCGGCAAACATGTGGTGACCTCCAACAAAGGGCCGATCTCAATCGCGTACCCTGAACTCTCCGCAGTTGCAAAGGAGCATAACGCAGGACTGATGTTTGAGGGAACGGTTGCTGGAGCGGTGCCGATCATGAACGGTCTTCGTCACGGTCTTGCAGGCAACCGCGTGAACGCACTGTTTGGTGTATTGAATGGAACCTGCAACTACATTCTTACAAGAATGGAGGAGGAGGGTCTGACCTATCAGCAGGCTCTTCTGGAAGCAAGCGACTTAGGATACGCGGAGGCTGACCCGAGTGCGGACGTGAACGGAACCGATGCGGCGATCAAGCTCGTGATTCTTGCAAATACGATGCTCGGCATGAATGTGACGCTGGACGAAGTTGTTCGCGTCGGTATTGACGGCATGACCGCCGATGCTCTGATGATGGCTGGAAAGACCGGTCATACGATCCGGCTTATAGCATCCATTCATCCTGACAAGCGGCAGCTGGAGGTGTCGCCGCGTCTGATTCATAAAGAACATCCGCTGGTGGTTGACGGAACACTCAATGCGGTGACGGTGGATACCGAACTTGCGGGTCCTGTCACGTTCATCGGCAGAGGGGCCGGTTCGGTTGAGACGGCAAGCGCTGTTCTTGCGGATCTGATTGCATTAAAGGAACGATATGGCGACAAGTGA
- a CDS encoding DUF92 domain-containing protein — MESRSRLVAMPLVVTLLMLVAPLIHPYIVGAVVILLSVILYTIHKTHYLAISVAVLALLYGIGFIPVTAFIGPMMMMVWGEFIARILNNHVPDTLAFAAGSVAGIAVTMMYCQQLDWLVGIIAVVVLLMLRSILTNREDASMIGLLGSAMTITLFYDLDFTYDTTMLALAVAVCAGFAYFAYRAKTVDASGVFAAVLFGIILITFAGVPWFLIVISFFILGSFFTKYRYAEKVFLGVEQGKSGRRGYMNAFANALVGVAGAILFGITGNEVFIALFLGCIATATADTLASEIGVTGGTPYMITTLKPVPAGTNGGVTVLGELACLLGAVIICGLAFLLEVAPWYICVIGVIAGFVGTNVDSLIGALIENKGVIGNSGTNLLATLSGGLFAMAAYWVAVTVSASFF; from the coding sequence ATGGAATCCAGATCGCGCCTTGTTGCCATGCCGCTTGTGGTAACCCTGCTGATGCTTGTAGCGCCGCTGATCCACCCCTATATTGTCGGAGCAGTAGTAATTCTGCTCTCCGTTATTCTTTATACGATTCATAAAACCCATTACCTTGCAATCTCGGTTGCGGTCCTCGCACTGTTGTATGGTATCGGATTTATTCCGGTGACCGCATTTATCGGTCCCATGATGATGATGGTCTGGGGCGAGTTCATTGCCCGCATTCTTAATAATCACGTCCCTGATACTCTGGCGTTTGCCGCAGGTTCGGTGGCAGGTATTGCGGTCACCATGATGTACTGCCAGCAGCTTGACTGGCTTGTCGGCATCATTGCGGTCGTGGTGCTGCTGATGCTTCGCAGCATTCTCACGAATCGTGAGGATGCGTCGATGATCGGCCTTCTGGGCAGTGCCATGACGATCACGCTGTTCTATGATCTGGACTTCACGTACGATACAACCATGCTTGCCCTGGCTGTTGCGGTCTGTGCGGGTTTTGCCTACTTTGCCTACCGGGCAAAGACTGTTGACGCAAGCGGCGTGTTTGCGGCTGTTCTGTTCGGCATAATTTTGATCACGTTTGCCGGTGTGCCCTGGTTCCTTATTGTCATCAGCTTCTTTATTCTTGGATCATTTTTTACCAAGTACCGGTACGCGGAAAAAGTGTTCCTTGGTGTTGAGCAGGGAAAAAGCGGACGCCGCGGGTACATGAATGCGTTTGCGAATGCCCTTGTGGGAGTTGCGGGCGCGATTCTGTTTGGGATCACCGGCAATGAAGTATTTATCGCACTCTTCCTTGGCTGTATTGCAACCGCTACCGCAGACACTCTTGCGAGCGAAATCGGTGTTACCGGCGGAACTCCTTATATGATCACCACGTTAAAACCGGTGCCTGCCGGGACGAACGGCGGTGTTACCGTGCTCGGCGAACTTGCGTGTCTGCTTGGCGCGGTGATCATCTGCGGACTTGCGTTTCTGCTGGAGGTCGCACCCTGGTACATCTGTGTGATCGGTGTGATTGCCGGATTTGTCGGAACCAATGTTGACAGTCTGATCGGTGCGCTGATTGAAAACAAAGGTGTTATTGGCAATTCCGGTACGAACCTGCTTGCAACACTTTCCGGCGGTCTGTTTGCGATGGCGGCATACTGGGTGGCTGTGACGGTGTCGGCCAGCTTTTTTTGA
- a CDS encoding FKBP-type peptidyl-prolyl cis-trans isomerase, with product MNQKIVGILFAAVALCLVIFSAGCIGTVDQTAKVNDTVNVFYTLTLEDGTVYQTNVNGTPLSFVLGTGQVVKGFDDAVLGMKPGETKTVTLTPDLAYGQYSYNTYADVPISLAEGYNQGPIDIGSTFLMYDYSTGAIQVVLGEVVIIDNESNMTRVVINPPLAGKTLTFEITLDSIGTQTT from the coding sequence ATGAATCAGAAAATAGTTGGTATTCTGTTCGCAGCTGTCGCCCTGTGTCTGGTGATTTTTTCTGCCGGATGCATTGGCACGGTCGATCAGACGGCAAAGGTCAATGATACGGTGAATGTTTTTTACACCCTGACGCTTGAGGATGGGACTGTGTATCAGACAAATGTGAACGGTACTCCGCTGAGTTTTGTTCTCGGCACCGGTCAGGTTGTCAAAGGCTTTGATGATGCGGTTCTTGGAATGAAGCCAGGAGAGACGAAGACGGTTACGCTGACGCCTGATCTGGCATATGGTCAGTACAGCTACAATACGTATGCTGATGTTCCAATTTCCCTGGCAGAGGGTTACAATCAAGGGCCTATTGATATTGGATCCACGTTCCTGATGTACGATTACTCAACCGGTGCAATTCAGGTGGTACTGGGAGAGGTCGTGATCATTGACAATGAAAGCAACATGACCCGCGTCGTCATAAATCCTCCTCTTGCAGGAAAAACGCTGACCTTTGAGATAACTCTCGACTCGATCGGCACACAAACCACATAA
- a CDS encoding amino acid-binding protein: MQISLKLELSDKPGQLLAAIKPVSDSGANIISIMHQRDAAAGDGTLIVDIVVTLPQNRLGQLESALRSNGIEIIRIGTDHLTCTKTFILIGHILHTDLTDTINRIDKANVAEVTELHMVMPGITQPSTAKLTIKAAGSAEMDQACEILVKIAEEKHLLIIDEEGGLA, translated from the coding sequence GTGCAGATATCACTCAAACTTGAACTGAGCGACAAGCCGGGACAGCTTCTTGCTGCAATTAAACCGGTTTCCGACAGTGGCGCAAATATTATCTCAATTATGCATCAGCGCGATGCCGCTGCAGGCGATGGAACACTGATTGTGGATATTGTAGTCACGCTTCCACAGAACCGCCTCGGTCAGCTGGAGAGCGCGCTGCGATCAAACGGCATTGAGATCATCCGCATCGGAACTGATCATCTGACCTGTACCAAGACATTTATTTTAATCGGCCACATTCTGCACACCGATTTAACGGATACCATCAATAGAATCGATAAAGCAAATGTTGCCGAGGTAACCGAGCTTCACATGGTAATGCCTGGAATCACACAGCCGTCCACCGCAAAACTGACCATTAAGGCCGCAGGTTCTGCCGAGATGGATCAGGCATGCGAAATTCTTGTGAAGATTGCTGAAGAAAAGCATCTCTTGATCATTGATGAAGAGGGAGGCCTTGCATGA
- a CDS encoding sugar-specific transcriptional regulator TrmB, which yields MATSEKNPGGVLGRRGQFLQAVRQMTFESGHFTTAELADATAVPRSTAQDWINRLLREGCIFTKEEKHGRHPARYASRSAMPSTTCNRIFTTADGDMVEIFHECLSSGCAGFCEFHHRRAGGAALSVSRDGMLFRELAKVGPAAEPDLSCAAVGLAGVRREGDTVVQTIRSVYGGPAYSLSSMMGQAKGVCGVSISSADGVMSGEVKTKALVSVTVGIDDTDRKGCGGATFALSQALMKYLSDGNEVIGIRHQVAVLCQDIAEKTAGNSCSFLELAVLPEAVAGLSAKVCRFVEEESVSANWGVAVATGIGVPKALLSLGARIRSERVTLDEVLATAKEYNVWTFGGSGVIGAVAAVSLRTQAQDVLLDVANPVCIN from the coding sequence ATGGCGACAAGTGAGAAAAATCCCGGAGGAGTTTTAGGCAGGCGCGGCCAGTTTCTCCAGGCCGTGCGCCAGATGACTTTTGAGTCCGGTCACTTTACTACTGCCGAACTTGCGGATGCTACGGCTGTTCCAAGATCCACCGCTCAGGACTGGATCAACCGTCTGCTTCGCGAAGGCTGCATTTTTACGAAGGAGGAGAAGCACGGCAGACATCCTGCACGGTATGCTTCGCGGAGTGCGATGCCGTCAACGACCTGCAACCGCATTTTTACAACTGCTGACGGCGACATGGTCGAGATTTTTCATGAGTGTCTGAGCAGCGGGTGTGCAGGGTTCTGCGAGTTTCATCACCGGCGTGCCGGCGGTGCTGCGCTCTCGGTAAGCCGTGACGGAATGCTGTTTCGCGAGCTTGCGAAGGTGGGGCCTGCTGCTGAGCCTGACTTAAGCTGTGCAGCTGTTGGTCTTGCCGGTGTCCGCCGCGAGGGGGATACCGTTGTGCAGACGATTCGGTCGGTCTACGGCGGGCCTGCATACTCGTTGTCCTCGATGATGGGGCAGGCGAAGGGAGTGTGCGGCGTGTCGATTTCTTCAGCGGACGGGGTTATGAGCGGTGAGGTGAAGACAAAAGCGCTGGTATCGGTGACGGTTGGTATTGATGATACGGACCGGAAAGGATGCGGGGGTGCGACGTTTGCGCTGTCGCAGGCGTTGATGAAGTATCTCTCGGACGGTAATGAGGTGATCGGTATCCGGCATCAGGTGGCGGTGCTCTGTCAGGATATTGCGGAGAAAACCGCCGGGAACTCATGCAGTTTCCTCGAACTTGCCGTACTTCCTGAGGCGGTCGCAGGACTTTCAGCAAAGGTGTGCCGGTTTGTTGAGGAGGAGAGTGTTTCAGCAAACTGGGGAGTCGCAGTTGCCACAGGTATTGGTGTTCCCAAAGCATTGCTGTCTCTTGGGGCGCGTATCAGATCTGAGCGCGTAACACTTGATGAGGTTCTCGCAACTGCGAAGGAGTACAATGTCTGGACATTTGGCGGCAGCGGAGTTATTGGCGCGGTTGCGGCTGTTTCGCTTCGAACGCAGGCACAGGATGTGCTGCTGGATGTTGCAAATCCTGTCTGCATTAACTAA
- a CDS encoding peptidylprolyl isomerase — MSVQCGDTIRVHYTGKLTDGTQFDSSEGRDPLEFHVGSGMVIPGFDNGVIGMAIGETRVLEIPAKDAYGEKSDDMMVAIPRKEFGPDFTANVGEQLLIQLGDGNQIPVTITQIDEETVTLDANHHLSGKDLIFTVTLVEIVVE, encoded by the coding sequence ATGTCTGTACAATGCGGCGACACGATCCGTGTCCACTATACCGGAAAACTCACTGACGGCACCCAGTTCGACTCCTCCGAGGGCCGCGACCCGCTCGAGTTCCATGTCGGCAGCGGCATGGTAATCCCCGGCTTTGACAACGGCGTAATCGGCATGGCGATCGGCGAGACCCGTGTTCTTGAGATTCCGGCAAAGGATGCCTACGGCGAAAAGTCTGATGATATGATGGTGGCAATTCCCCGCAAAGAGTTTGGGCCGGACTTCACGGCAAACGTCGGTGAACAGCTGTTGATCCAGCTTGGCGACGGCAACCAGATTCCGGTTACCATCACTCAGATCGACGAAGAGACCGTGACCCTTGATGCCAACCATCACCTCTCAGGAAAAGATCTGATCTTTACCGTAACGCTTGTTGAAATCGTCGTCGAATAA
- a CDS encoding aldo/keto reductase — protein MKNMFAKKLGFGLMRLPLNNPDDMADIDTKTLQSMVDVFMKQGFSYFDTAYVYTGSEEAICETLTKRYPRDSFTLTSKLPIFAVSAESDQEKIFHEQLERAGVDYFDIYLLHNVNVENYQTAQKFHSFEFMKQLKAEGKIKTLGISYHDNAELLDEVLTAHPEIEIILLQINYLDWDNDGIQSGKCYDVARKHQLPIIVMEPLKGGTLANVPKDAEKLFREYNPVASPASWAVRYAAGLDGVVMVLSGMSTMNQMLDNISYMQNFVPLNEDEKKIVATAAEIIAANITVPCTACMYCVGTCPEDIPIPQYFDLYNNRMQQTIDLPYYPQQQYYENYTKTRGKASDCVECGACEEHCPQHLKIIDLLKDVAKKFEVALPNE, from the coding sequence ATGAAAAATATGTTTGCAAAAAAACTCGGCTTCGGCTTAATGCGCCTGCCGCTCAACAACCCTGACGACATGGCAGACATCGACACCAAAACTTTACAGAGTATGGTTGACGTCTTCATGAAGCAGGGATTCTCCTACTTCGACACCGCATATGTCTACACCGGAAGCGAAGAGGCAATTTGTGAGACGCTCACGAAGCGCTACCCAAGGGACAGCTTCACCCTCACAAGTAAACTGCCGATCTTTGCCGTCTCTGCTGAAAGTGATCAGGAAAAAATTTTCCATGAGCAGCTTGAACGTGCCGGAGTTGACTACTTTGATATCTATCTCCTGCACAACGTCAACGTCGAAAACTATCAGACCGCACAGAAGTTTCACAGCTTCGAGTTTATGAAACAGCTGAAGGCAGAAGGAAAGATCAAAACGCTCGGCATCTCGTACCATGACAACGCCGAGCTGCTGGACGAAGTCCTCACCGCTCATCCGGAGATTGAGATCATTCTTCTGCAGATCAACTATCTGGACTGGGACAATGATGGCATTCAGTCAGGGAAATGTTACGATGTTGCGCGTAAACACCAGCTTCCGATCATCGTCATGGAGCCACTCAAAGGCGGAACTCTTGCCAATGTTCCCAAAGATGCCGAAAAACTGTTCAGAGAATACAACCCTGTCGCCTCCCCAGCTTCATGGGCAGTCCGGTATGCGGCAGGACTTGACGGCGTGGTCATGGTCCTTTCCGGCATGTCGACGATGAATCAGATGCTTGACAACATCTCATACATGCAGAACTTTGTTCCCCTCAATGAAGACGAGAAAAAAATTGTCGCGACTGCGGCGGAAATAATTGCAGCCAACATCACTGTTCCCTGCACTGCCTGCATGTACTGCGTGGGAACCTGTCCGGAGGATATCCCCATTCCCCAGTACTTTGATCTCTATAATAACAGAATGCAGCAGACCATCGACCTGCCGTACTATCCCCAGCAGCAGTACTATGAAAACTACACCAAGACCCGCGGTAAAGCATCCGACTGTGTGGAGTGCGGCGCATGCGAGGAGCACTGTCCCCAGCATCTGAAGATCATTGATCTTTTGAAGGATGTCGCAAAAAAGTTTGAAGTCGCTTTGCCGAATGAGTAA